From Aegilops tauschii subsp. strangulata cultivar AL8/78 chromosome 5, Aet v6.0, whole genome shotgun sequence:
CTTGGTGGAGGAGCCCGACGAGGCGATGGAGGTGGAGCTGGCGGACGGTCTTGTCCTACCGGCGGACGTGCTGGTGCCACTGGAGAAGAACATGCTGGAATATGCTGTCAAGGTCCACTTGGTCACCACGGAGAACACGCTGGAGGGGTCCTGCCCTTCCTCCGGCGATGACGGAGATGGCAGCGATGGTGGTGGCTTTGACTTGCCCTTGGCGGACTTGGAAGGACCGGGCGACGCGCGCCATGCAGGCCGCCGCTTCACGTATTCCAGGGGCTCGCGGGACGAcgaggaggggcggcggcggcgccctgGCCGCCGCGGCGACGCGTTTGGTCATCGCAGGGTGGCTGTGGATCTGCCCACGGTGGTTGCGCCCTGGACGCCGCGGCCTGCTGTGGGTGCCGCGGCGAGGACGGCAGGCCGTGAGGTTGTTTTGCCGGTGAGGCCGGTCTCGGACGGCGCGGTGCCGCCGGAAGCCAACGGCGGCGAGGACGTGGCTCCCCCTGGTCGGTCGGTTCCGCTAACGGCAGGTAACAGCACGACCCAGGGCGCCACGGTGGCTCAGGCGGAGATGGTGGGTGCCCAACCAGTCACGCCAGCGGCCATGGCCGTCCGGTCGGTGGGGCCTGTGCAGGTTCAAAGGCGGGCTGACGTTGGCGGGCCGGTAGATGTGGCGGGGCCCGCGGACAAGGTCAGGGCCAGCGAGCCGCTTTTGACCAGGGTGGACGGAGTGCTTCAGGACAGCGAGATGCCAGTGTTCGAATCAGCCGGTGGCTTCTTGACACCTGCCCCATGCGGGGACAGGGTGGATCTGGAAGATACGCCATGGCAGTCTGTGAGTGGCCAGGATCGGTGGCTCCTTTCGCCTAGGGAAGGATCGGTAGAGAGCGGCGAGTTTCGAATTTTGAACCGCACTTTTTCGGCCTCCAGTGCCAGTTGGGACGGGTCAGGGTTGGCCCGCTCGGCTGGTGGGCAGGTGGGGGCGCTCGACACTTTTGTCGTCAGCATCTCAGGCTCGGTGGCAGGCAGCGAGCACTCCACGACACACTCGATCAATTACCCTCTGTCAAAGTTCAGGAAAAGATACGTGAAAAAGGTGTCGCCTGTCCTCCCTAGGCCGCGTATCACGAGGCAGATGAGGAAGCGCAGGACACCACCTTCCACGGTTCGGCGTAGCCTGAGGATCAATGGGCGGCTGGCAGGTGGCGCGTCGGTGAAATCCCAACAACGCACGCTCATGGTGCAGCTTGGGATCGCGCGCGAGGGAGAGGTTATCGGTGATGAGGCCATGCAGGCGTATTTGGAGCTCTTTTCGAAGCCGCTCCAACAAGCCCACATTGCGGCCATTGGTGGGCTTTTTGGCTGGCTGGCGGATGTGCTGCTGCTTGGTCGAGACGCGGAGAGGGCAGCGTTTTAGATGCTGCTCGTCTGGTGGCTACTCGTAGGTCTTTTCTTATGGCAGATCCTAATCATACGGTGGTTGTGTGGAACGTGCGCGGCTTAAACAACCCTGCTAGGCGCAATTCTATTAATAATACCATTTTGGGTTCGGGCGCGAGTGTGGTTTGTCTCCAGGAGACAAAGATACAGGACATGGACATGCAACTCGTGCGGCACTGCCTTGGGCCAGACTTTGATCAGTTCTTCTGCGCGCCGGCCCTCGGTACCCGCGGCGGGATCCTGCTGGCCTGCAAGTCCGCATGCGCGCAGCTGTCGAACCCTCACATCACGACGAACGCTGTGACAGCATGGGTGCTATTCCACGACCCGGTGGGATGGTGGTTCACGGGGGTGTACGGCCCCCAGGAGGATGGCGACAAGGTGGTTTTCATGTAGGAGCTCAAAGACATCTGGTATTTACATGCAGGTCCCTGGATGGTCGCTGGTGATTTCAACTTGATCGCGGACATGTCTGATAAAAGCAACGATCGGATCAACAGAAGGATGATGGGGAGGTTTAGAAGGTGCATCACGGACCTGGACTTGCACGAGCTCTACCTCAACGGCAGGAGGTATACTTGGTCAAACAAGAGGACGGAGCCAACGCTCGAGAAGCTAGATCGTGCCCTCGTCTCCGTGGATTGGGAGGCGTTGTACCCTTCCTCCTTCCTGTCGGCGCTAAGCACGAACATATCAGATCATTGCCCGCTGCATCTCGTGCTGGAGGCTAACTTGAAGCGGGGCAGGAGGTTCCACTTTGAATCTTTCTGGACTAAGGTAGATGGCTTCCAAGAGGTGGTCCAGGCAGCGTGGAGCAGCCAGCCGTGGATCAGGAACCCGTTCAAGAGGCTGGTGGCTAAGCTCAAGGCCACGGCAAAGCAGCTCGCCAAGTGGAGTAATAAGTACGTGGGGAATGTCAAACAGCAGATTCGTATCGCGAACGAGGTCATTCTACACTTGGATATTGCCATGGAGGGCAGGGCCTTGACTCAGGCAGAGGTGGATCTCAGGAGACTGCTCAAGCGCAAGCTGCTTGGGCTCGCTTCGCTGGAACGCACGATTTCCAGGCAGTGAGCCAGGCTTCTACGGCTCAGAGAGGGGGATGCGTGCACCCAGTACTTCCACGCACATGCCAGCCACAGGCGACGAAAAAACTACATAACCAAGCTCAAGGTGGACGGTGTGCTCTCGACGAATCACGAGGTTATGGCCGGGGCTGTGGACTCCTTCTCCCAACTGCTTTGGGAAACCACCGAGCGTGAGTTCACGCTGGATCTGGAGGAAATTGGCGTCCATCGCAAGGATCTCTCCCACCTCGACTGTGATTTCACCGAGGAGGAGGTGCTGGCGGCTGTGCGCGCGCAAGGGCTGGACAAGGCGCCAGGGCCCGACGGGTTCCCGGCCAGATTCTATGTGGCTTGCTGGTCGGTCATTAGAGAGGATGTGATGGAGGTGTTTGCCTCTCTTCAAAGATTGGATTTCCGTGGCCTAACCTCCATCAATCAAGCGTTCATCACCTTGCTTCCCAAATCCCCCGCTACCTTGGAGCTGCGTGAGTTTCGGCCGATCAGTTTGATTCACAGCTTCCCGAGGCTGGCGGCCAAGGTGTTGGCGATGCGGCTCGCGAATGAGATGTCGGGCCTGGTCGGGCCTCACCAAAGCGCATTCATCAGAGGCCGTTGGCTCCACGACAACTTTATGATGGTCCAAGGGATGGCTAGAAAACTGCTTGCCTCTAAGAAAGATGCGATGATGCTCAAGCTTGACATTACTAAAGCCTTCGACACGGTAGATTGGGCTTTCCTGATGGATGTTCTGCGACATATGGGCTTTGGGGCCAAGTGGATTTCGTGGATTGCTGGCCTGCTCGCCTCCTCCTCAACTAGGGTTCTGCTGAACGGCGTGCCTGGGGATGTCATCTTCAACCGACAAGGTTTGCGCCAAGGAGACCCGGCCTCGCCGCTCTTGTTCGTCCTTGTCATGGAGGCGCTTCACCATCTGTTGGGCTCGGCCACGACGGAGGGTGTGCTGCAGCCCCTTGCGGCCGCTGGTTTTCGGCAACGCACCTCCATCTATGCCGACGACGTGGTCACTTTCATCAAACCGGACCTGCAAAGCCTCGGGGCGTGCTCTATGCTGCTGCGTGACTTCGGGATGGTGTCTGGGCTACGCACGAATCTGATCAAAAGCTCTGCCCACCCCATAAGATGCTCGGAGGAGCAAGTTCTGCAGATTGCCACTGAGCTGGAGTGTCAGATCATGAGCTGGCCCTGCAGGTATCTTGGGCTCCCGCTTGCCTTGCGTAAGGTTTCGGCGGCCCAGCTGCAGTACATGATCGATAAGATGGCCGATCGGTTGCCTGCCTGGCAGACAAGGCTCCTCTTCCGCGCGGGCAGATTGGAGCTTTTGCACACCACGCTGGCCTCTATACCAATTCATGCTATGATGGCGATTGACCTGCCGGTGAGGACGATCACTGCAGCCAACAAGATCTGTCGAGGATTCCTATGGAAGGGGCGTCGGGATGTGCATGGCGGACATTGTCTAGTGGCCTGGGATAGAGTGTGAGCTCCTAAGGATCTCGGGGGCCTCGGGGTGTCCAACTTGAGGTTGATGAACGCTGCGTTGCACGCCAGATGGCTGTGGCTCCAATGAACTGACCCCCTCAGACCCTGGGCCGAGTTCAACATGCAGGTTTCTCATGAGTCCTTGGGCTTATATAAGGCTGCCACGAGATGCACCCTTGGAGATGGTGAATCTGTTCGCTTCTGGACGGATTGGTGGCTGTGGGATGGAAGGCTAGAGGACTTGATGCCCAATCTCTACGCCTTAGTGAGACGGTCTGCCCGCCTGAAAACTGTTCGACAGGCCATGACAGAGGGCTAGTGGCACGATATTTCGTCGCACATGTCAGCGCAAGCGTTGCTCGAGTTCATTGCGCTTGTCGACAAGACGCAGGATGTGGTCCTCACGCAAGGCACGGATGACAGGATTTACTGGGCTTGGGAGAGCACGGGGCAGTTCTCTGTTAGGTCGGCCTATAGGGCATTCTTCGCTGGCATGATAGAGGCGGCCGGTGCCACCCAGATTTGGAAATCGAGAGCTCCAAATTCTTGCAAGTTCTTCGTCTGGCTGGCGGCAAGGAATATGTGTTGGACGGCGGATAGATTGCAAAGAAGGCTGCTCCCTCACCCCTCCACATGCCCCTTCTGTGATCAAGATCAGGAAACGATCGACCACTTGCTGCTCGGCTGCGTGCTAGCTCGGCAAGTGTGGACCAGCATCACCAATGCTTGGGGCAGGCCTTCTTGGATGCCGGCGGTGGATGCGACCTTGGTGCAATGGTGGACTTCCCTCAACCCGCAGAAACACCTACGGAAGGAGACATGGACAGTGGTAACGCTCGTGGCTTGGATGCTATGGAAGCACAGGAACGACATCGTGTTCAATGGTGCCTCGCCATCGGCGGACGCCGTGCTTAGGAGGATTGCGCTTGAGGGTCAGGGCTGGAGGGCTGCTGGCTTGCTTAGGGAACTGGGCCTCTCCCTTGTTTGGTGGATAGGTTGGATAGGGGCGAGTGATCCGCATGTGGACACTCTGGGCTGTGTAAGCCGTGGCTTGTAACATTACCTTCGCCCATCTTGGGCCCTTCTATCTATGCTTCTGATGCGTCAATCTTTGACACATCCTTGAAAAAAATGTTTGAGAGTACCATCACTAAAAACAAGAGAGTATCGTGGTCTGAGGGTTAAAATAGTAATTCGATAATACATCTAATTTCTTAATGGAAAACGTTTCAAAACAGCCGGATGATTTTCCGGCTTTGTCAACCGCGCCAGGCTGCCGTCCAATTCCACATGATCGTGTGGCACGGAGCTGTCCCCCACGCGGTACATCGCGTTACCGTGTTAACATCTAACCTTGGGCTATCCTAAAAAAAACATCTAACCTTGGGCCTGAAGCTGAGTGTTCTCCGTGTCTATTTAAATGTTCTTTTGCTCACTTGTCACGTATAGTATATAAGTACATATAACACATGTAATGGTACAATTGATCTCAACAGCACGTACATAGAAAGCACCGAACGTATTCCAGAATACTTTCTTCTTTGACGTTGATCGTGGGTGTTCGTTGAATTTAGTACTAGCAAGCTTATGGAGTCATGATTGCTTGGATATAACGCTAGCAAATATCGTTATAGATTCTTGGCTGCCTTTCTTTTGCCTAGCGCCGGCGATGCCCGCTGCATGCAAAACACTCTCTATAGCAATGCTATGAGTAACCTCCTTAATACCTTCGACGCCACGCTATCAAAGCATTGCCATCGCAGCAACATCAAAGCCGTTGGACCGCTATTGTAGGATCATCGAAGCAGCCGTGCCATCATTGCAGCACTGTCACGGCCGGGAAGCACATCAAAACATTGTAGCATCGTCGAAGAAGTTGGGCCTCCGTCGTAGCATCGTTGTGGTCATTGAAGCACTGTCGTGGCCGTTTGAAGTATGCGGTTGCCGAAGCACCCAACGCGGGCGTCGAAGCATTGCCGTCGCAACATCATCGACACAACGGTGCCATAATCGCATCACTATCACGACCGGGAATCGCGTCGTTGTAGCACCGTCAAAGTAGTCGGGCCTCCCCTCCGTCGTAGCATCATCACAGTCGTCGAAGCATGTTGTCACAGCAGCATCGTAACCGTTCGAAGCATGCGGCTGCCGAAGCACCAACCGCGGCTGTCAAAGCACACGGTTGTCGAAGCACCCACCGCGGCTGTCGAAGCACGTCATCGCAACATCATCGAATCAGCCAGGCTTTTGTTGTAGCATCACTGTGGCTGTCGATGCATGTCGTCGAAGCACATTGCGCCCTTCGAAGAACGCCATCGCGACATCGCGGCCGCCGTCGAAGCATGCGGGCCATCGTTGCAACACGCCTCGTAGCATCACCTCGGTCGTTGAAACAGTTAGGCCACTGTCATTGCACGCCTCGTAGCATCACCACGGTTGCCGGTGCAGCCCGGCCATCGTTGCAGAGAACGCCATCCAGTGTTGAAGCGCTGCTCTCGACCTCACGTTGATGCCTGCAGCAGCGGGATCACCCTTACAAAGATCCTCGTCTCGGCTTGCAGCGCATCTGCCCACACACGCAGCAGCCACTCTGTAGTTGGTCTTTGCAGCAGGGGCGACTGTCGTCTGACTTAAAGAGCTATACGCTGCTGCCATGCACTTGACAGAAGATTCTTTTAAAGACTACTTGCATCCATGCCACTGCAAGTCGGGGATGCATGTGGCTGGAAGTCGCCACGCCTCAAGTAAACTCCATAGCTGCTTTAAGATTCGGTAAAAAAAAAGGcacttattttaaaaaaaattagagaAAAGGCCTAAGcccgactttataaataaagccacaAGGCAGCGTCATAAGCCCAAACATCAACCAGGCGATACACCCAACATCCACCGCACCAGAAGTAATCCAAGACCACGAAAGTATTAGGGGTACATGGCAGcctgccaaacacggcacgtagGCCGGAAGGATAACGAAACAACCAACGGCAGGAAGAACGAGACTGCACCAAGCAGGGTTAGACATCAGGGGCCTGCCCGGAGATGGAGGACGCCGATGCCCGAATTTTAGAGATTAGCAGGTCCAGAGCTCCCCGGTCGTCCTCTTTAGTCAATGATCTCCACTGTTGCAAGAATATACATGATTTGAAAAGAACGTCAGCAGCTTTCGAAGGAAAGACATGTTCAATAGTAAATTTGTTCCTAATCGTCCAAAGGGACCAGCaaattgttgggaatcgtagcataatttcaaattttcctacgctcaccaagatgcatctatggagtctactagcaacgaggggaaaggagtgcatctacatacccttgtagatcgcgagcggaagcgttccaatgaacgtggatgacggagtcgtactcgtcgtgatccaaatcaccgatgaccgagtgccgaacggacggcacctccgcgttcaacacacgtacggtgcagcgacgtctcctccttcttgatccagcaagggggaggagaggttgatggagatccagcagcacgacggcgtggtggtggatgtagcgggtctcggcagggcttcgccgagcttctgcgagacggagaggtgtagcagggggagagggaggcgcccaaggctgtaggttgttgccctccctcccccccctttatataggccccctgggggggcgccggccctggagatgggatctcaagggggggcggcggccaaaggggggaaggggtgccttgccccccaaggcaagtgggaagctccccccctagggttcccaaccctaggcgcatggggggaggcccatgagggggcgcccagcccactaggggctggttcccttcccacttcagcccacggggccctccgggataggtggccccacccggtggacccccgggacccttccggtggtcccggtacaataccggtaacccccgaaacttttccggtggccgaaacttgacttcctatatataattcttcacctccggactattccggaacctctcgtgacgtccgggatctcatccgggactccgaacaactttttggtttccgcatacacatatctctacaaccctagcgtcaccgaaccttaagtgtgtagaccctacgggttcgggagacatgcagacatgaccgagacgccgctccggtcaataaccaacagcaggatctggatacccatgttggctcccacatgttccacgatgatctcatcggatgaaccacggtgtcgaggattcaatcaatcccgtatgcaattccctttgtcaatcggtatgttacttgcccgagattcgatcgtcggtatcccaataccttgttcaatctcgttaccggcaagtctctttactcgtaccgcaatgcatgatcccgtgactaacgccttagtcacattgagctcattatgatgatgcattaccgagtgggcccagagatacctctccgtcacacggagtgacaaatcccagtctcaatccgtgccaacccaacagacactttcggagatacccgtagtgcacctttatagtcacccagttacgttgtgacgtttggcacacccaaagcactcctacggtatccgggagttgcatgatctcatggtctaaggaaaagatacttgacattggaaaagctctagcaaaagaaactacacgatcttttatgctatgcttaggattgggtcttgtccatcacatcattctcctaatgatgtgatcccgttatcaatgacatccaatgtccatagtcaggaaaccatgactatctgttgatcaacgagctagtcaactagaggcttactagggacacgttgtggtctatgtattcacacatgtattacgatttccggacaatacaattatagcatgaacaatagacgattatcatgaacaaagaaatataataataaccatttattattgcctctagggcatatttccgacACAAATCGCACCCAAGCCAACCCAGAAAACCCTCTTAGTGGCCCCAACCAACGAGTTGGCAAGGTTTCTCATCTCTTGAAAGGAAGAGGGGTTCCAAGTAACCTGAAGCCACGACCGAACACAGCTCCACACTAACTTAGCCAAAACACAGTGAAATAAGATATGCTCCGTGTTTTCCACAGCACCGCAAAGAGCACAAAATTCTGAGCCCGGACCATTACGCTTACGGATTTGGTCAGCAGCGGGGAGCCGACCCCTAAAGGCTTGCCAGAGAAAGATTTTAACCTTAGGAGGGACTTTGGACCTCCAAATTCAAGAGAACCTATTGGAAGGGACACCACCTATGAGCCTCGCGTACAAAGACTTAACCGAAAAGCGACCAGAGGCAGAATGAGGCCAGACAACAGAGTCCGGCGACTCCGAGAGCAAGGGGAAGAAGGCAGAAAGAGTTTGCCAGTTTTCCAACTCTTCAGGAGTCAGGGAGCGGCGAAAGGCCAAATCCCAATTATTAGCTGCCACCTCCGCGATGGAGATGTCAGGGTTAGGACAGAAAGAAAACAAAACCGGGAACCTACTAGCCAAAGGAGCATCACCACACCACCAATCGCGCCAAAAACGAACCGAGGTACCATCACCCACAATAAACTTAACATGATCCAGGAAGAGAGGCCTGACTTTAATAAGGTCCTTCCAGAACTGAGAACCACGCCGGGCACCGGCAAACATAGGGCTCGAATGGGGGAAGTATTTAGCCTTAAGAATGGAATACCAAAGGGAGCCGGCCCCACTGGTCATTATTTTCCACCACCATTTAATTAACAGACACTTGTTCATGACCTGCGTATTAATAATGCCTAACCCTCCAAGGTTTTTAGGCCTGCACATAAGCTTCCATGTAACCAGCTTGTACTTCCTTTTATTATCAGCAGCGTTCCAATAAAAAGCACCCCTGTGTTTGTCAAAACCAGCATGGGTGCCAACCGAGAGGAGATAGAAGCCCATAAGAAACATTGGGAGGGAGGAGAGACAAGCATTAATGAGAGCAACTTTGCTAGCATTGGTATTATATCTACCACGCCAGGGAAGAACCCTATTTCCCACCTTAGACACAGCCGGAGCAAAGTCCTTGGCATGAAGCACCACAGGAGAGATAGGCAGACCCAAATACTTGAAGGGGAAAGAGCCCAGGGAACAATTAAGCAGCCTAGCAACTCTCAAGGCCTCTATATCATCGACGCCAGTGACAAGAACCTCACTTTTGGAAAAAATAATTTTCAGACCCGAGACAGCCTCAAAGCAAAGCAGGATGAACTTAAGGTGGGCAATGCAGGCATCATTCAACTCAACCATAATGATGgtatcatcagcgtactgcaGGTGGGTAATACCATCCGGGACTAGGTGAGAAGCCATAGGCAAGATATGACCATGCTGAGCTGCCCTAAGAAGAATGCGGGAAAAGGCGTCGGCCACAAAATTTAAAAGCACAGGAGAGGCAGGGTCCCCTTGACGCAAGCCTCGGCCGTAAACAAAGAAATTACTAATATGACCATTCACAGAGACCGCGGTATGCCCGCCCGAGACCAACTGCATGATACGATGCACATAAGCCCCGTCGAAGCCTTTCGCAAGAAGGACCTGCCTTAAAAAAGGCCAGCTAACCGAATCATAGGCTTTCTCAAAATCAAATTTCAAAATGATCGCTTTGGAGTTACGAGCCCGCAAGTCATGAACAATTTCATGAAGACAGAGGACCCCATCTAGAATGTAACGCCCTTTGATGAAAGCAGACTGATACGGGCTGATGACTCTACGGGCAACGGGGGATAAGCGATTGGCGAAACCCTTAGCGGGGAATTTAGCAAAGTTATTAATCAAAGCGATGGGCCTAAACTGAGAAATCAAATCAGCACCTTTAACTTTAGGAATCATGGAGATCACCGCATAGTTAAGACGAGAGATATCAACAGTGCCTAGGCAAAACCCTTGGATGACATTACAAACTAACTGCCTCAACTGAGGCCAAAACTTCCGAAAGAAAGGAATGGAGAAACCGTCCGGCCCAGAAGCAGTGTTTGGGTTGGCAGAGTTAACCACATCCCAAATCTCCTTATCAGAAAGGCGGATCATCAACGCAGcgttctcctcggccgaaatccgTGAACTATGGTCCCATAGGGTAGGAGAGATGGACAATCCCGAAGAAGGTTTGGCCCCTAACAGCGATGCGAAGAACTCCACCACATGAGATAGGATTAATGATTGGTCCGAAGTACGCACACCATTAATGATCAGGCTATTAATACCGCACCGCCTCCGCCTACCATTTGCAATGGCAAAGAAGTAAGCCGTGGCGAAGTCCCCTTTTAAGGTCCAGTTAAGCGTACCCCGCTGACGCCAGTAAATTTCCGCCTGATGATGCAACTGCATCAAGGCGGCCTCCGATCCAAGTTATACCGTAGAGACCACCCATCGTCAGAGAGCCCAGAAGAGTCAGCCGCAAGGTCAAGGAACAGAATTTGAGCTTCAAGACGATCTTTCGCGCGACGCTCCTCAGCTGTGTGGTTACGGGACCACCCTCTCAGAAATTTCCGCAAGGAATAGGAGCACGAGTGCCAGTCATCTAGAGGACCAAAGGAGCGAGCATTGGAGGAGAGAAGGAGGGTAATCTTCGAGGCCAGCAAATCACTGAAGCCATCAATCAACAGCCAAGAAGCGTCAAATTGGAATCTAGCAGGAGGTCTAAGAAGCTGCGACCCATCGTCCATAAGAAGAGGAGTATGGCCCGAACCAACAATACATTTGGCGACGAGGGAGGCCCTGGGAAATAACGAGTCCCACCTAGAGCAAATAAAAACTCTATCAAGAACCGATCTGATCGGGTTAGCCTGGTGGTTAGACCAAGTGAAGCGGGCTCCAACCCTAGGTAGCTCGCGGATGGCATTAGAACTAATAAAGTCATTGAAAGCATTAGCCAGGGGCCACGAGAAGTTGTTATTATTTTTATC
This genomic window contains:
- the LOC141022742 gene encoding uncharacterized protein, with product MVAGDFNLIADMSDKSNDRINRRMMGRFRRCITDLDLHELYLNGRRYTWSNKRTEPTLEKLDRALVSVDWEALYPSSFLSALSTNISDHCPLHLVLEANLKRGRRFHFESFWTKVDGFQEVVQAAWSSQPWIRNPFKRLVAKLKATAKQLAKWSNKYVGNVKQQIRIANEVILHLDIAMEGRALTQAEVDLRRLLKRKLLGLASLERTISRQ